A region of Candidatus Hadarchaeales archaeon DNA encodes the following proteins:
- a CDS encoding DUF61 family protein has product MNEELVKVELNRLNMHLPRNRISLMDALRSENPFVITKSGKIHSFDRKELEELAKLVDDKEAEKLMLPILIEINPSLGRGTARISGSLESKVISSILKREPANELLIYRPEIAELRRRFPTTTCYVFISGIT; this is encoded by the coding sequence ATGAATGAAGAGCTCGTAAAAGTAGAGTTAAACAGGCTCAACATGCACTTGCCAAGAAACAGAATCTCGCTAATGGATGCTCTCCGCAGCGAAAACCCATTTGTCATAACCAAAAGCGGGAAAATCCATTCATTTGACAGGAAAGAGTTAGAGGAGCTGGCGAAGTTGGTTGATGATAAAGAGGCTGAGAAGCTCATGCTTCCCATATTGATCGAGATAAATCCTAGTTTGGGGAGAGGGACAGCAAGGATTTCTGGGAGCCTGGAGTCCAAGGTTATCAGCAGTATCTTGAAGAGGGAACCTGCAAATGAATTGTTAATCTACCGTCCGGAAATCGCGGAGCTGAGAAGAAGATTTCCGACCACAACTTGTTACGTCTTCATAAGCGGGATAACATGA
- a CDS encoding V-type ATP synthase subunit D yields the protein MAMPSATSQTRMELINLRKKLVLAQRGKDLLQEKMDALVMEFFYIAREVTYAKKVAFKSLEEAHRLLTVCLGVNGTLETLQHMREVRKDFKVEISSKLIMGVETPLVTVHAREKKVTERGYGLYTSNPLLDKVAEKFEETLKYLCKLAELESSLLAIAEELEKTKRRVNALEHVIIPEVRETIRMIEMKLGEIERDNFVRLKRMKTLRERR from the coding sequence ATGGCAATGCCTTCAGCGACTTCTCAAACTAGAATGGAATTGATAAATCTCAGAAAAAAGCTTGTCTTGGCCCAGAGAGGAAAAGATTTGCTTCAGGAGAAGATGGATGCACTAGTCATGGAATTCTTCTACATCGCAAGAGAGGTAACGTATGCAAAAAAAGTTGCATTTAAAAGCCTAGAAGAAGCTCACAGACTGCTTACCGTTTGTCTTGGTGTTAACGGTACTTTAGAAACACTTCAGCATATGAGGGAGGTGAGGAAAGATTTCAAGGTAGAAATCTCAAGCAAGTTGATCATGGGTGTGGAAACTCCGCTCGTAACCGTTCATGCGAGGGAGAAAAAGGTTACAGAGAGAGGTTATGGGCTCTACACGAGTAATCCGTTGCTCGACAAAGTTGCAGAAAAGTTTGAAGAGACCTTAAAGTATCTCTGCAAGCTTGCAGAGCTAGAATCTTCCCTTCTAGCGATCGCAGAGGAGCTTGAAAAGACAAAAAGAAGAGTAAACGCGCTCGAACACGTCATAATTCCCGAAGTAAGGGAGACTATAAGAATGATAGAGATGAAACTCGGCGAGATTGAAAGAGATAACTTTGTCAGATTGAAAAGAATGAAAACCCTGAGGGAGAGAAGATGA
- a CDS encoding V-type ATP synthase subunit F, whose translation MRQKVGVIGDLETIIGFGLAGVGELYTAGTMEENLANLKKMMEDPEMGIIFVTASVAEELELDRMKKEVFPIVIPIPDSKGRKPKVDLTEKAVTRTLGTKVVIRREE comes from the coding sequence GTGAGGCAAAAGGTTGGCGTAATCGGAGATCTCGAAACTATTATCGGCTTCGGATTGGCTGGGGTTGGGGAACTCTACACAGCTGGAACTATGGAGGAAAACCTAGCAAATCTGAAGAAAATGATGGAAGACCCCGAGATGGGGATAATATTCGTTACCGCCTCTGTGGCCGAAGAACTCGAACTAGACAGGATGAAAAAAGAAGTTTTCCCAATAGTAATTCCTATACCGGACAGCAAGGGTAGAAAACCAAAAGTTGATCTCACAGAAAAAGCCGTCACCAGAACACTTGGAACTAAGGTTGTGATAAGGAGGGAGGAATGA